Proteins from a genomic interval of Toxotes jaculatrix isolate fToxJac2 chromosome 5, fToxJac2.pri, whole genome shotgun sequence:
- the pex11a gene encoding peroxisomal membrane protein 11A → MDAVIKFTSQSQGRDRIFRAAQYACALSVYVLRNNTGRKELVAKLKGLEANVSAGRKLLRLGNTLNSIEAAKRTMQLSDRVLCLCLTAANINRALYFICDNVLWARSVGLIRDIDKERWSLNASRCYFFSLVMNLTRDVYVVLHLMMQRARDKQFRQKMDRYLSESPEVAEAVIPQLDALLFLLLESLKSHPAVALDTLKNICDLFIPLDRLGIYQSNAGVVGFCGLISSLIGIVTLAQPKLRIKP, encoded by the exons ATGGACGCGGTTATTAAATTCACAAGTCAGAGCCAAGGGAGAGACCGTATATTTAG AGCAGCCCAGTATGCATGTGCACTGTCGGTATATGTACTCCGAAACAACACAGGAAGAAAGGAGCTTGTGGCAAAACTTAAAGGTCTGGAAGCCAACGTGAGTGCCGGACGAAAAT TGCTCAGGCTGGGAAACACACTAAATTCCATTGAGGCTGCTAAGCGAACCATGCAACTCTCTGACCGAGTGCTGTGCCTGTGCCTCACTGCGGCCAACATCAACCGCGCCCTCTACTTTATCTGTGACAATGTACTTTGGGCCAGAAGTGTCGGTCTTATCCGTGATATCGACAAGGAACGTTGGAGCCTAAACGCCTCTCGCTGCTACTTCTTCTCGCTAGTTATGAATCTGACCAGAGACGTTTATGTAGTCCTCCATTTAATGATGCAGAGAGCACGAGATAAGCAATTTAGGCAGAAAATGGATCGGTATCTCAGTGAGAGTCCTGAAGTGGCTGAAGCTGTCATTCCTCAGTTGGATGCTTTGCTCTTTCTGCTGCTGGAGAGTCTAAAATCACATCCAGCTGTTGCCTTGGATacattgaaaaacatttgtgatcTCTTCATTCCCTTAGACAGATTGGGTATTTATCAGTCAAATGCAGGAGTGGTTGGATTTTGTGGTCTAATCTCCTCACTGATTGGGATTGTAACCCTTGCACAGCCCAAGTTAAGAATCAAACCATGA